A region from the Panicum hallii strain FIL2 chromosome 1, PHallii_v3.1, whole genome shotgun sequence genome encodes:
- the LOC112874548 gene encoding protein WALLS ARE THIN 1-like, with product MKLERTKEIKAEVIMGTESTPEKVKLLLGVLVLQCCLAGFHVVTRAALNMGISKIVFTVYRNSIALALLAPFAYMLEKKNRPPLTFSLLVQFFFLAFCGITCNQGFYLLGLHYLSPTYASAIQNTVPAITFVLAACLRLEQVNINKRYGMAKVIGTVVSIGGATIITLYKGMPLMNLKLSHMLGGSFASPNHVLNWTVGCLFLLGNCFAWSGWMVLQAPVLKRYPARLSVLALTLVFGLVQLLAIAAFCENDSEKWKLHSGGELFTILYAGLVASGVALSLQIWCIDRGGALFTAIFQPVQTVMVAIMSAVILGDELYTGGIIGAVLIVIGLYFVLWGKNEEKRSSNNQGNESDLSRHLLRDGSSPQAKSVTNEIP from the exons ATGAAACTAGAAAGAACTAAGGAAATCAAGGCAGAGGTGATCATGGGGACGGAGAGCACCCCAGAGAAGGTGAAGCTGCTACTAGGGGTGCTGGTGCTGCAATGCTGCTTGGCAGGGTTCCATGTGGTGACCCGGGCAGCTCTCAACATGGGCATCAGCAAGATAGTCTTCACCGTCTACCGCAACTCCATCGCCTTGGCTCTTCTCGCGCCTTTTGCCTATATGCTCGAGAA GAAGAATAGACCACCCCTGACCTTCTCTTTGCTGGTCCAGTTCTTCTTTCTTGCCTTCTGTGG AATTACCTGCAACCAGGGATTTTATCTTCTTGGTTTGCACTACCTCTCCCCAACATATGCTTCTGCTATCCAAAATACTGTCCCTGCGATCACCTTTGTGCTTGCTGCTTGCCTAAG GCTTGAACAAGTAAATATCAACAAAAGATATGGGATGGCGAAAGTGATCGGCACAGTAGTAAGCATAGGAGGAGCCACCATCATCACCCTCTACAAGGGAATGCCACTGATGAACTTAAAGTTATCTCATATGTTGGGAGGCAGCTTTGCTTCTCCAAATCATGTACTGAATTGGACAGTGGGCTGTCTCTTCCTCCTCGGCAATTGCTTTGCCTGGTCTGGATGGATGGTACTTCAG GCCCCGGTTTTGAAGAGATACCCAGCCAGGTTGTCAGTGCTTGCCCTCACGCTGGTATTTGGGCTGGTCCAACTCTTGGCTATAGCAGCATTCTGTGAGAATGACAGCGAGAAGTGGAAGCTGCACTCCGGAGGAGAGCTCTTCACAATCCTCTACGCT GGTCTAGTGGCTTCAGGAGTTGCATTATCTCTTCAGATCTGGTGCATTGACAGGGGTGGTGCTCTCTTCACAGCCATCTTCCAGCCAGTACAAACCGTCATGGTGGCTATCATGTCTGCTGTCATTCTTGGAGATGAACTATATACAGGAGG GATCATAGGAGCTGTCCTCATAGTTATTGGGCTTTACTTTGTCTTGTGGGGTAAAAACGAGGAGAAGAGAAGCAGTAATAACCAAGGAAATGAATCAGACTTGTCAAGGCATCTCCTTCGCGACGGGTCCTCTCCACAAGCGAAATCAGTGACAAATGAGATTCCATAA